In Candidatus Delongbacteria bacterium, one genomic interval encodes:
- a CDS encoding VIT family protein produces the protein MSHRERHRSHRSGWLRAAVLGANDGLVSTASLVVGVAAAGADRSSILLAGVAGLVAGAMSMAAGEYVSVSSQADTEGADLARERDELEHDWDFEVEELAQIYHQRGVELELARELSVQLMAHDALGAHAREELGISELTTARPLQAALTSAATFAAGAALPLLPAVVIPVTWLAWAVSGLTIACLLLLGSLAARTGGAPVWTGAWRVTLWGVMALVLTALAGHFVGTGV, from the coding sequence ATGTCCCATCGCGAGCGCCACCGCTCCCATCGCAGCGGTTGGCTGCGGGCCGCCGTCCTTGGAGCCAACGATGGTCTGGTCTCCACCGCCAGTCTGGTGGTGGGAGTGGCCGCCGCGGGAGCCGATCGTTCCAGCATTCTGCTGGCGGGCGTGGCCGGGCTGGTGGCCGGGGCCATGTCGATGGCCGCGGGCGAATACGTCTCGGTCAGCTCCCAGGCTGATACCGAAGGCGCGGATCTGGCCCGCGAGCGGGACGAACTGGAGCACGACTGGGACTTCGAAGTGGAAGAGCTGGCCCAGATCTACCACCAGCGTGGAGTCGAACTTGAACTGGCCCGGGAGCTGTCCGTGCAGCTGATGGCCCACGATGCCTTGGGTGCACACGCGCGCGAAGAACTGGGCATCAGCGAACTGACCACAGCGCGTCCTCTGCAGGCGGCCCTGACATCCGCCGCGACATTCGCGGCCGGAGCTGCTCTGCCACTGCTGCCGGCAGTTGTGATCCCCGTGACCTGGCTGGCCTGGGCCGTCAGCGGACTGACCATTGCCTGTCTGCTGCTGCTGGGCAGTCTGGCGGCCCGCACGGGAGGTGCACCGGTCTGGACCGGAGCCTGGCGTGTCACGCTCTGGGGCGTGATGGCACTGGTCCTCACGGCGCTCGCCGGCCACTTTGTGGGCACGGGCGTCTGA